A window of the Natronomonas salina genome harbors these coding sequences:
- a CDS encoding LysE family translocator, translating to MTLVTTFLAGVVFGLALAAPPGPMNAIIAEESVLRGWRSGFRAGLGAMTADLVFLGLALVGAVAVVERAPILRNAMVAAGGVLMLYFAYGAARGAEESFRTDAAPDSRGFTKAFVLALTNPYQILFWLTVGVGLLAPGRIDVLSYASEALAGLVVVETGHPTLLVGFFGGIVVWITGFPAALTAAERRTERLAPAVALGSAALLALFGVYFLYDAASGFAA from the coding sequence ATGACGCTCGTGACGACGTTCCTCGCGGGGGTGGTCTTCGGGCTGGCGCTGGCGGCGCCGCCGGGCCCGATGAACGCCATCATCGCCGAGGAGTCGGTGCTCCGCGGCTGGCGGTCGGGGTTCAGGGCTGGGCTGGGGGCGATGACGGCCGACCTCGTCTTCCTGGGGCTGGCGCTCGTCGGCGCCGTCGCCGTCGTCGAGCGCGCGCCGATCCTCCGGAACGCGATGGTCGCCGCCGGCGGCGTCCTGATGCTGTACTTCGCCTACGGCGCCGCCCGCGGCGCCGAAGAGAGCTTCCGGACCGACGCGGCGCCGGACAGCCGCGGCTTCACGAAGGCGTTCGTCCTCGCGCTGACGAACCCCTACCAGATCCTCTTCTGGCTGACCGTCGGCGTCGGACTGCTGGCGCCGGGCCGGATCGACGTGCTCTCGTACGCCAGCGAGGCGCTCGCGGGGCTGGTCGTCGTCGAGACCGGTCACCCCACGCTGCTCGTCGGGTTCTTCGGCGGCATCGTGGTCTGGATCACGGGGTTCCCGGCGGCCCTCACGGCCGCCGAGAGGCGGACGGAGCGGCTGGCGCCGGCGGTCGCCCTCGGCAGCGCCGCGCTGCTGGCGCTGTTCGGCGTCTACTTCCTCTACGACGCGGCCTCGGGGTTCGCCGCCTGA
- a CDS encoding HD domain-containing protein, translating to MGVEIRESPVSDDEFEEMKGFVHDYLAASVESEEEGGRMRWYPWHSAEYRYNHILNVTELATEIAKQEGANVDVTRVAALFHDIAKLEADQDVHAEAGARVAREYLESRTDYPESFVQQVCDAVADHSFEGDLGDVPLETQCLMEADLLDKVGANGTALMLLRMGYEARTHMDANEMVGRVLERGEDAISRVRSETAESIAHQRIKRVRWFKEWLEGEVSDMEADSAVEFDA from the coding sequence ATGGGTGTTGAGATCAGGGAATCGCCCGTCTCCGACGACGAGTTCGAGGAGATGAAGGGGTTCGTCCACGACTACCTCGCCGCGAGCGTCGAGAGCGAGGAGGAGGGGGGCCGGATGCGCTGGTACCCGTGGCACTCCGCGGAGTACCGGTACAACCACATCCTCAACGTGACCGAACTGGCGACCGAGATCGCAAAGCAGGAGGGCGCCAACGTCGACGTGACCCGCGTCGCGGCGCTGTTCCACGACATCGCGAAACTGGAGGCCGACCAGGACGTCCACGCGGAGGCGGGCGCCCGCGTCGCCCGCGAGTACCTGGAGTCCCGGACCGACTATCCGGAGTCGTTCGTCCAGCAGGTCTGCGACGCCGTCGCCGACCACTCCTTCGAGGGCGACCTCGGGGACGTCCCGCTGGAGACGCAGTGCCTCATGGAGGCCGACCTACTCGACAAGGTCGGCGCCAACGGGACGGCGCTGATGCTCCTGCGGATGGGCTACGAGGCCCGCACGCACATGGACGCCAACGAGATGGTCGGCCGCGTCCTCGAGCGCGGCGAGGACGCCATCTCGCGGGTCCGCTCCGAGACCGCCGAGAGCATCGCCCACCAGCGGATCAAGCGCGTCCGGTGGTTCAAGGAGTGGCTCGAGGGCGAGGTCTCCGACATGGAGGCGGACTCGGCCGTGGAGTTCGACGCCTGA